One region of Mucilaginibacter gotjawali genomic DNA includes:
- a CDS encoding nickel-binding protein codes for MPIFMDVHIVPGVKAKDVAEAHRLDLLHQHEHGCNCMTYWIDEARESIFCLIDAPDKNAVAEMHSKAHGLIPNKIIEVNSNLVEAFLGRIYDPTDAPVSNNGLKVFADPSFRILLVTKTADPVLLKHQFGDEQAGELLSAHTSIIRKNILAQGGREVEHEGSGFVVSFSSAAKAVDCALSVRKELPSSIAEQIDLRIAVNAGEPVERSEHLFGETIEFATNMCRIAKEGKIAIASAVKELIAEDIFQKERKYFLNLLPPEEHLLKLLFSKLEENWQDADFDLSDYCNATAMSSSQLYRKTIALTSLPPNSLLKDFRLHKAKDLMRKKYYNIAQITFDSGFTSASYFTKCFKKKYGLLPMTYLELLH; via the coding sequence ATGCCGATATTCATGGATGTTCATATTGTTCCGGGCGTGAAAGCCAAAGATGTGGCCGAGGCGCACCGTTTGGACCTGCTCCACCAACATGAACATGGATGTAACTGCATGACGTATTGGATAGATGAAGCCCGCGAAAGTATTTTCTGCCTGATTGATGCCCCTGATAAAAATGCGGTGGCCGAAATGCATAGTAAAGCGCACGGCCTTATTCCAAATAAAATTATTGAAGTGAACAGTAACCTGGTGGAAGCTTTCCTGGGGCGTATCTATGACCCCACTGATGCACCAGTATCCAATAATGGCTTGAAAGTTTTTGCCGATCCTTCTTTCCGGATTTTACTGGTGACCAAAACAGCCGACCCGGTATTGCTAAAACACCAGTTTGGGGATGAGCAGGCGGGTGAATTATTAAGCGCGCATACCAGCATCATCCGTAAAAATATTTTAGCGCAGGGCGGACGCGAAGTTGAGCATGAAGGAAGCGGTTTTGTGGTTTCATTTTCATCTGCAGCTAAAGCGGTGGATTGTGCCCTATCGGTCCGCAAGGAATTGCCGTCTTCTATTGCGGAACAAATCGATTTGCGGATAGCGGTAAATGCGGGCGAACCGGTTGAGCGTAGCGAGCACCTGTTTGGCGAAACTATTGAATTTGCAACGAACATGTGCCGGATTGCCAAAGAGGGGAAGATCGCCATCGCATCAGCGGTTAAAGAATTGATTGCGGAAGATATTTTCCAGAAAGAGCGAAAATATTTCCTGAACCTTTTACCGCCTGAGGAGCATTTATTGAAATTGCTGTTCAGTAAACTGGAGGAGAATTGGCAGGACGCGGATTTCGACCTTTCAGATTATTGCAACGCCACGGCGATGAGCAGCTCTCAATTATACCGAAAAACCATCGCACTAACCAGCCTGCCACCCAACTCACTGTTAAAGGATTTCAGGTTGCATAAAGCAAAAGACCTGATGCGGAAAAAGTATTACAATATCGCACAGATCACTTTTGATTCGGGCTTTACCAGTGCGTCTTATTTTACCAAATGCTTTAAAAAGAAATACGGCCTGCTGCCCATGACCTATCTTGAATTACTCCACTAA